A stretch of DNA from Synechococcales cyanobacterium T60_A2020_003:
CCCGAAGAATTTATCGGTGAAGAGAACCTGCGTTTTGGGATCGTAGGTGCAAAGGCTATCGGGATAGCGAGGTGTCGGTGTCGGAATAAAGTCAAGGACGTGTCCCTGTCCCAGATCTAGGTGTTCATCAGAAGCTCCCTTCATCACTTGAATCCTGACAGTTGTATCCGGCAGGGTATTGCGAAGGGCGATCGCGGCAGGATTGGAACAAACAACAGTAATCTGAGGAGCTTTTTCGAGCAAGGTTTTCAGGGTCGCGATCCGGTTGGGATTGATGTGTCCCAGCACGACATAGTCTAGCGTCCGGAGATCAAACCGCTGCTCCAGTGCCGTCAAGAAAATTTCGGTGAAGGATTCACCCGGAGGATCAAGCAACGCGGACTTGTCTGCCGTGATCAAATACGCATTGGCGGTCGTACCCCGTTCTAGAGCATACTCAATCTCAAACCGGAGCCGACTCCAACTGCGCGATCGCAGCATTAGGGTATCTTGGGCGATGGGGAATACTTGCACATCACGGGGCTTAGCTGAAGCGGTGGTAGACTCATAAGCTGACGTGGATGTGTAGACCATTGGGCTTTCCCTCCGTTTGAATATCGCAGGACAAGTATTGGCATCAACCACAACCGTCCTTACATTGAAAGTATTGCATCGAAACTTAACTCCTGACTACTGACTCTTTGCTTATAGCCGCGATAAGTTGCCCAGCATCGGGGCTTGGATGCTGTCCTATTCTAGACGTCCGGGTTCAAGCCAAACGGGGGCGATCGCCCTAATTAATAGTCATGCAACCGTCCTTTAGGGATAGAAGCACATTTGCGGGAGACCCAACCGTTCATCCCAGCCCATCATGATATTGAGACACTGCACCGCTTGACCCGCCTGACCCTTCATCAAATTATCAATGGCGGACATGACAATGATGCGATCGGTGCGGGGATCAACCTCAAGGCCAATGAAGCACATATTCGTTCCAGCCGCCCATTTCGTTTGGGGAAAGATGCCGCTGGGCAGAATCCGCACCCAGGGAGATTGCCGATAAAAGGCTTGATAAATGGTCAGCAAATCTTCCCGAACCAGACCGGGATCGCGGAGAGTCGCATACACTGTTGCGAGAATGCCGCGCACCATGGGGATCAAGTGAGGCGTAAACTGAACGGTCACTTCATGCCCAGCCAACTCACTACAGGTTTCCTCAATTTCGGGCGTATGGCGATGACGCGCCACGTTGTACGCACCGAGGGAATTATCCGCTTCTGCGAGCAAAATATTGGTTTTCGCCTGCCGACCTGCCCCCGACGTTCCTGACTTCGCATCAATAATGGCCGTTTCTGGCACGATTAAGCCTTGCTTCATCAGTGGCGACAAGGCGATCAGGCTGGCGGTGACATAGCATCCTGGACAGCCGACGAGATTCGCTTCAGCAATGCGATCGCGATAGAGTTCGGGCAACCCATACACGGCGGTTTCAGCGATCGCCCGATCCGCTGTTCGTTCTTTGCCGTACCAGGTTTCGTAGGTCTGAAGATTGCGGAACCGATAGTCTGCGGAGAGATCCAACACTTTGCAGCCTTTGTTCAACAGTACCGGAGCCATCTCACAGGCCAAACC
This window harbors:
- a CDS encoding FprA family A-type flavoprotein — protein: MVYTSTSAYESTTASAKPRDVQVFPIAQDTLMLRSRSWSRLRFEIEYALERGTTANAYLITADKSALLDPPGESFTEIFLTALEQRFDLRTLDYVVLGHINPNRIATLKTLLEKAPQITVVCSNPAAIALRNTLPDTTVRIQVMKGASDEHLDLGQGHVLDFIPTPTPRYPDSLCTYDPKTQVLFTDKFFG
- a CDS encoding N-acetyl-gamma-glutamyl-phosphate reductase; this translates as MGDSGRVSVGIVGASGYGGIQLMRLLLDHPNVEVTYLGGDSSAGKSFADLYPHMGHRTDLIIEPINLDVMGDRCDVVFLSLPNGLACEMAPVLLNKGCKVLDLSADYRFRNLQTYETWYGKERTADRAIAETAVYGLPELYRDRIAEANLVGCPGCYVTASLIALSPLMKQGLIVPETAIIDAKSGTSGAGRQAKTNILLAEADNSLGAYNVARHRHTPEIEETCSELAGHEVTVQFTPHLIPMVRGILATVYATLRDPGLVREDLLTIYQAFYRQSPWVRILPSGIFPQTKWAAGTNMCFIGLEVDPRTDRIIVMSAIDNLMKGQAGQAVQCLNIMMGWDERLGLPQMCFYP